The Sesamum indicum cultivar Zhongzhi No. 13 linkage group LG6, S_indicum_v1.0, whole genome shotgun sequence genome has a segment encoding these proteins:
- the LOC105163887 gene encoding uncharacterized protein LOC105163887 produces the protein METHAPKSAANILLSNILVRLLSFCVLVILARFAYFVAVKGQSCDSLDFCFFHETVESSTAVAEAAANSDRLRAYYSSVFQDLKAEGVLSTNSKSLCIETLSGEEVVALREIGVVNSIGISSKKLSLEGIRFAKEFNQPFKNLTFDFEFSSIAGLDRTLKPVQFALEVSRTLKPGGFFVLHTDSVTDKYSLHSLLQLFDNFTLINLRGIDGLDSLAISEIIFRKENETVHHAARGTYRKGKTANKCFVPRYKRQLIRNLEPLIKGEPLKPWITLKRNIKNVKYLSAMVDISFKNRYIYIDVGARSYGSSIGSWFKHQYPKQKKIFEIYAVEADSTFHDEYKMKKGVILLPYAAWIRNETLFFEINREPSRKNEERGRAMGRIQAVQSSSNFMGDLIKGFDFAVWLKSTVVERDYVVVKMDVEGTEFHLIPRLIETGAICLIDEMFLECHYNRWQRCCPGKRSPKYQNTYAQCLELYSSLRKSGVLVHQWW, from the coding sequence ATGGAGACTCACGCACCCAAGTCCGCCGCTAACATCCTCCTGAGCAATATTCTGGTGCGCCTCCTCTCTTTCTGTGTTCTGGTGATCCTGGCCCGCTTTGCCTACTTCGTCGCCGTCAAGGGTCAGTCCTGCGATTCTCTTGATTTCTGCTTCTTCCATGAAACCGTCGAATCCTCAACCGCCGTTGCGGAGGCCGCAGCCAACTCCGATCGTCTCCGCGCCTACTACTCTTCTGTTTTCCAAGACCTCAAAGCGGAAGGCGTTCTTTCTACGAACTCTAAGTCCCTCTGCATTGAGACCTTATCGGGAGAGGAAGTTGTCGCCTTGAGAGAAATCGGAGTGGTAAATTCGATTGGAATTTCTTCCAAGAAATTGTCATTGGAAGGTATTCGATTCGCCAAGGAGTTCAACCAGCCGTTCAAGAACCTCACATTCGATTTTGAGTTCTCGAGTATTGCAGGTCTGGACCGGACTCTGAAGCCGGTTCAATTTGCCTTGGAGGTCTCCAGAACCCTGAAGCCTGGTGGGTTTTTCGTCCTGCACACGGATTCGGTGACTGATAAGTACAGTCTTCACTCCTTACTTCAGTTATTTGATAACTTTACTTTGATTAATTTGCGTGGAATTGATGGTTTAGATTCGCTAGCAATAAGTGAAATCATATTTAGAAAGGAAAATGAGACTGTTCATCATGCAGCACGAGGGACttatagaaaaggaaaaactgcAAACAAGTGTTTTGTTCCTAGGTATAAGCGTCAATTGATTAGGAATTTGGAGCCTTTGATTAAAGGAGAGCCTTTGAAACCATGGATTACGTTGAAGAGGAATATCAAGAATGTGAAATATCTGTCTGCAATGGTTGATATAAGTTTCAAGAATAGGTATATATACATTGATGTTGGAGCAAGGAGTTATGGTTCGAGTATCGGCAGTTGGTTTAAGCACCAGTATCCTAAACAAAAGAAGatctttgaaatttatgcAGTTGAGGCAGACAGCACATTCCATGATGAATATAAAATGAAGAAGGGGGTTATACTATTGCCATATGCAGCTTGGATAAGAAACGAAACattgttttttgaaattaaccGTGAGCCAAGTAGGAAGAATGAGGAGAGGGGTCGAGCAATGGGGAGGATTCAAGCTGTGCAATCTTCAAGTAATTTTATGGGTGATCTTATCAAAGGATTTGATTTTGCAGTGTGGTTGAAGAGTACGGTGGTGGAGAGGGATTATGTGGTGGTGAAGATGGATGTGGAAGGAACAGAGTTTCATTTGATCCCAAGGTTGATTGAGACTGGAGCTATTTGTTTGATTGATGAGATGTTCCTTGAATGTCATTATAATAGATGGCAGAGGTGTTGCCCGGGGAAGAGAAGTCCGAAATATCAGAACACTTATGCTCAATGTTTGGAATTGTATTCCTCTCTCAGAAAGAGTGGAGTTCTAGTTCACCAATGGTGGTGA
- the LOC105163988 gene encoding cation/H(+) antiporter 15-like: MNYTALIENTICYPLDSRQYKGMFYGDSPFSFDTPRLLFQLSLCALLTAIIQVLLTPLGQSVFISQVLAGVILGSSFLGSNEAFSKMVFPTSSFYVVDTFAYFGVMLFLFIIGVKTDMSLVRKSGKKAVAIGICSFSIPLILNIMLGQFLIFSTPMEPMLHRSIVWIAPFQALSSFHVIVCLLADLNLRNSELGRLAISSSLISGLCSCIWTFILFIGKLGVSTKNQQHYSLMALSATSVMVLFSLFVFRPLILWMTRRTSNAKSLKESYVCTIFIIVLGSAIFGELFGIHFLFGPMILGIVIPDGPPLGSALVNKLECFISSIILPIYFVVSGAKLDLSAISLRNFAIIQLLAFFALLWKIVAVMLPSVYCKMTLIDALYLGLIMGNQGIIEVLLLGKAQTLQLIDKQSYSIMVLSIVLFTGILAPIVKFSYKPLERYTGSKGMTIQYANPFVELRLLACMHYEEHTPSVINLFEASYPNPKSPICFYVIRFLELAGRSAPVLMAHHPGMRNPFMSHESEPIINALKLFESEKKGHATVYPFTAISPYAEMHDSVCSLAAEKKVSLVIVLFHRHPHIHVSKGESTAIRVVNHNIIKKSPCSVGILVDCGAMNYSVPILSRACVYRIGMFFLGGSDDREALAYARRMGQHPNVHLTLVHFVDADINAAYSSDMEQDLHIVNEYRDIDMMNQRCLYREELVKDSFGVVSVIRRMTSCFDLILVGRQHNNDSPLLAGISDFNEFPELGCLGDMIVSSDPTRKVSVLVVQQALSSESKMGDPEFIRESSYVLPNMQYTDGNVKVVTGMPIRV; this comes from the exons ATGAATTATACTGCACTCATTGAAAACACAATATGCTATCCCTTGGATAGCCGCCAGTACAAAGGAATGTTCTATGGCGACAGTCCTTTCTCCTTCGATACCCCCCGCTTGCTCTTTCAGCTTTCACTTTGTGCTCTTCTCACCGCTATCATTCAGGTCTTGTTGACGCCCCTCGGCCAGAGTGTTTTCATTTCACAAGTGCTG GCAGGTGTAATATTGGGGTCATCTTTTCTGGGAAGCAACGAAGCATTCAGTAAAATGGTGTTCCCAACTTCAAGCTTTTATGTTGTTGATACATTCGCATACTTTGGTGTAATGTTGTTTCTGTTTATCATTGGTGTGAAAACCGACATGAGTCTTGTAAGAAAATCAGGAAAGAAAGCAGTGGCAATAGGCATTTGTTCATTCTCAATACCCCTCATACTCAATATCATGCTCGGTCAGTTCCTAATATTTTCTACCCCCATGGAACCAATGCTTCACAGGTCGATAGTATGGATCGCGCCGTTTCAAGCATTGAGTTCATTTCATGTCATCGTTTGTCTTCTAGCTGACCTAAACCTTAGGAACTCAGAATTGGGCAGGCTAGCCATATCTTCATCCTTGATTAGTGGCCTTTGCAGTTGCATTTGGACATTCATACTCTTCATAGGAAAGCTAGGTGTAAGTACAAAAAACCAGCAGCATTACTCTCTAATGGCGTTATCCGCTACCAGTGTCATGGTGCTCTTCTCTTTGTTTGTCTTTCGTCCCTTAATTCTTTGGATGACTCGACGTACAAGTAATGCAAAATCACTAAAGGAGAGCTATGTCTGTACCATCTTTATCATAGTACTGGGGTCTGCAATATTTGGCGAGTTATTTGGGATACATTTTCTATTTGGGCCGATGATTTTAGGGATCGTAATACCCGACGGACCTCCTTTAGGCTCGGCCTTAGTCAATAAGCTCGAGTGTTTCATCTCCTCTATTATCTTGCcgatttattttgttgttagtGGTGCGAAATTGGATTTGTCAGCCATATCGCTCAGGAACTTTGCCATTATTCAGTTACTAGCATTTTTTGCATTATTATGGAAAATAGTTGCGGTTATGTTGCCTTCAGTGTACTGCAAAATGACTCTCATTGATGCCCTCTACCTTGGACTCATAATGGGCAACCAAGGCATCATCGAGGTGTTACTTCTGGGAAAAGCACAAACGCTTCAG CTCATTGACAAACAATCATACAGTATCATGGTTCTATCAATAGTTCTGTTCACAGGAATACTTGCTCCGATAGTGAAATTTTCTTACAAGCCACTGGAAAGATATACGGGCAGTAAAGGGATGACAATCCAGTATGCCAATCCTTTCGTTGAGCTCCGGTTACTTGCATGCATGCACTATGAGGAGCATACTCCTTCTGTGATCAATCTTTTTGAGGCCTCCTATCCGAATCCTAAAAGCCCGATTTGCTTTTATGTCATCCGTTTTCTTGAGCTAGCAGGTAGAAGTGCTCCAGTTCTTATGGCTCATCACCCTGGTATGAGGAATCCATTCATGTCACATGAATCTGAGCCCATAATTAATGCTCTCAAATTGTTTGAGAGTGAAAAGAAAGGTCATGCCACAGTCTACCCTTTCACAGCCATATCGCCTTACGCAGAGATGCATGACAGTGTCTGCTCTTTAGCAGCAGAGAAGAAGGTGTCTTTAGTGATTGTGCTCTTTCATAGACACCCACACATCCATGTTAGCAAAGGGGAGTCCACTGCTATAAGGGTTGTGAAccacaacataatcaaaaAATCACCATGCTCAGTTGGGATTTTAGTAGATTGTGGGGCAATGAATTACAGCGTTCCCATCTTGTCACGGGCATGTGTATATCGCATTGGAATGTTTTTCTTAGGCGGGTCGGATGATCGAGAAGCATTAGCCTATGCGCGTCGCATGGGCCAACATCCCAACGTACATCTCACTCTTGTCCACTTTGTGGATGCTGATATCAACGCTGCCTATTCAAGTGACATGGAGCAAGACCTACATATAGTAAACGAGTACAGAGATATTGACATGATGAACCAACGATGTCTATATCGGGAAGAGTTGGTGAAAGATAGCTTCGGAGTTGTTAGTGTCATCAGAAGGATGACAAGCTGTTTTGACTTAATACTGGTCGGAAGACAACACAACAATGATTCGCCATTGTTGGCCGGGATTAGTGATTTTAACGAGTTTCCGGAGTTAGGGTGTTTAGGAGATATGATTGTATCATCCGATCCAACTAGAAAAGTATCTGTATTAGTTGTACAACAAGCATTATCCAGTGAAAGCAAAATGGGAGATCCTGAATTTATTAGAGAAAGCTCATATGTTCTGCCAAACATGCAATATACTGACGGTAATGTTAAAGTAGTGACCGGCATGCCAATTAGAGTGTAG
- the LOC105163889 gene encoding pentatricopeptide repeat-containing protein At4g01400, mitochondrial yields the protein MHLSALRSSLSSKVRKISFSYCSAPLNHYKEQDDRWRLKDQELKENKEPLVGSRARIHKLIASQSDPLLAKEIFDLACRQPNFQHSYATYHSLILKLGRSHHFSLMHAVLSSLKFHNYSISPSLFTHIIEIYGDANLPEKVLKTFYTILEFNIKPLTKHLNCILEILVANRNFVQPAFDLFRSAHKYGVSPNTKSYNIMMRAFCLNDDLSIAYTLFNQMFKRDVPPDVESYRILMQGLCRKSQVNKAVDLLEDMLNKGFVPDTLSYTTLLNSLCRKKKLKEAYKLLCRMKVKGCNPDILHYNTVISGYCKVGRAADACKVLDDMPSNGCLPNLLSYQSIVGGLCNQGMYTEAKSYFKVMMSKGFCPHFSVVHLLVKGFCKIGKAEDACEVLFELLRHGNSPHADTWAEILPSICEADNTTGDVLQQVIKVEITPNTRIVDLGAGLEDYLIKKIKARSRTS from the coding sequence ATGCACCTGTCAGCTCTCCGCTCTTCATTGTCATCAAAAGTTCGAAAgatttccttttcatactGTTCAGCACCCCTTAATCATTACAAAGAACAAGATGACAGATGGAGACTAAAGGACCAAGAACTGAAGGAGAATAAAGAACCTTTGGTTGGCTCTCGAGCTCGAATCCATAAGTTGATAGCTTCACAGTCAGACCCACTCCTTGCTAAGGAAATTTTCGACTTAGCTTGCCGTCAGCCCAATTTTCAGCATTCCTATGCAACCTACCACTCCCTTATCCTCAAACTTGGCCGCTCTCATCACTTTTCTCTCATGCATGCCGTCCTCTCTAGCCTCAAATTCCATAACTACTCCATTTCCCCATCTCTCTTCACTCACATCATTGAAATCTATGGTGATGCAAACTTGCCAGAGAAAGTTCTCAAAACCTTCTATACAATCCTTGAATTCAACATCAAGCCCCTTACAAAACACCTCAATTGCATTCTCGAAATCCTTGTTGCTAACCGTAACTTCGTCCAGCCTGCATTTGATCTCTTTAGGTCTGCCCATAAATATGGAGTCTCCCCCAACACCAAGTCCTACAACATTATGATGCGAGCTTTTTGTCTAAATGACGACTTAAGCATCGCATACACTTTGTTTAATCAAATGTTTAAGCGTGATGTGCCTCCAGATGTGGAGTCGTATAGGATTCTAATGCAAGGATTGTGCAGGAAGAGTCAGGTGAATAAAGCTGTTGATTTGCTGGAGGATATGTTGAACAAAGGGTTTGTACCAGACACTTTAAGCTATACTACTCTTTTGAATAGCTTGTGTAGGAAAAAGAAGCTTAAGGAAGCGTATAAGCTTCTTTGTCGGATGAAAGTAAAGGGATGCAATCCTGACATTCTCCATTATAATACTGTCATCTCAGGATACTGTAAGGTTGGCCGTGCTGCTGATGCTTGTAAAGTACTAGATGACATGCCTTCAAATGGGTGCTTGCCAAATTTGTTGTCATATCAGAGCATAGTTGGGGGCTTATGCAATCAGGGTATGTACACCGAAGCAAAGAGTTATTTTAAGGTGATGATGTCAAAGGGGTTTTGTCCACATTTTTCGGTTGTTCATCTACTAGTTAAGGGCTTTTGTAAAATCGGGAAAGCGGAGGATGCTTGTGAAGTGTTGTTTGAGTTGTTGAGGCATGGGAATAGTCCACATGCTGACACTTGGGCTGAAATTTTACCTAGTATATGTGAGGCAGACAACACAACAGGAGATGTCCTACAACAGGTTATTAAGGTGGAGATAACGCCAAACACTAGAATAGTGGATCTCGGTGCTGGCTTGGAGGATTACTTGATCAAGAAGATAAAAGCTAGATCAAGAACAAGTTGA